The Erinaceus europaeus chromosome 4, mEriEur2.1, whole genome shotgun sequence genomic sequence ctttggtgttctTATTTGTTTTTCCATCTGTACTCTTTATTCCTTACACAGAGGATGCTTTGGTCTCTCAAAGTTTGTAGGGCCACATACACAGTATAATTCATAAATAGAATCACACGATTCTATTTAGAGGCAATGATCCCTTTGAGGACAGCGGACACCTGTTGCTTGCTTGCCCTGTAATCTCCAGTACCTAGGACGGGGCCTGGCACCAGGTAAGTGTAGTGAATCCAGTGCAGAGAGGATGCACAAGCGCGGGTGACCTCTGAAAAGGAGAGGTCAGTGGCTGGGAGGGTGTGGGCATCTCGTGGGAGAAGGAATGGTATACCCGCCGCAGGCTGTTAAATAGGGATCAGATCGTTCGGATCCAAGCCAATGGGATCTCCGCCAATGGCTGCCGGCGTCACGCCTTTTCCGGCCCATTCGAGCCGGAAGTGGAAACAAGAGTTTCCCAGCATGCCTCGCGCGAGGCGCTTATTCAACTGCACAGAGACTAGGCGGGGAGTCGTGATGGCGGCTCCGGAGGCGGAGGTTCTGCTACAGGATGCAGTTCCCGGTGAGGTTTGGGTTTTGGAGTCCGGCGCTCCGAGAGTCcggagagttttgtttttttaaatctttgttgccGCCGCCGATCCTTCCGTTGATttagtctcttgcccttcctCTGGCCTGTTTTTAGCTCCATTTCTTGCCTTCTCTCTCGGTTCTGACTCGACCTTAAGGATTTCCTCGCACCCGCGGCCCCGCGCTGTGTCCTCCCCGGGGGGACCGCGCCCGGCCTTGACCACACCTCCAGCTCTTTCCCGATGTCGGGGCGATGTCGGGGCTCCGCTTTCCAAGCGCAGCCTCCATCCCCTCCCTCCTGTCACTGCCGACACCTCAGGCCATTAGGATCTGGAGTCGCCTCGCCTCTACCCACGCAGGAATGTTTGGAGGAATTTGCTCTTGTTGGGGAGCGTCTTCTGCATACTCGTGGCTGATAACGGCCACAAGGGGATTAGGATGATTtcggcctttttcttttcttttcctttttccttcatgTTTCCGTCGGCAAGAAAGCTTCCCCTGGGAGCTCACGGACCACCTGCCTAGGTTCGAACCCGGCCCCTTCACCCTTGGGGACAAAGTTTGGGTGCTGTGATACCTTTTCTCGCTCTCGGTTGGGAAAAATGCCTCCTGAGCAGTGAATGCCCCGGAaatgacaccccccacccccgccccagggagaaaaaaaaacgcaagtgtttcatttttctctgtctgtgtTCCTACCAGATTTGGAGTGGTGTGAGAAGTCCAAGGAAAGTCACGGCCCCCAGGTAGAAATGGTGGAGACGGCCTCTGCCCCCAAACCTCCCAACCTTTCGGAAACCTTTTGTGCTCGAGACGGCTTGGTGCCAGTGGTGTTTCCTGGACCCGTGAGCCAGGAAGGCTGCTGCCGGTTTACCTGCGAACTTTTGAAACACATCATGTACCAACGCCAGCAGCTCCCTCTGCCCTACGAGCAGCTGAAACACTTCTACCGAAAGCCTTCTTCCCAGGTAAGTAGGCACAGGCTTGGGAGCAAGTTGCTTGGGAAACTTTATGGTTCTTAGAAGGTGGGTAGGTGCATTGAACAAAACGCTGAGaaatggtgtgtatgtgtggtccgggaggtggcgcagtgataaagctttggactctcaagcatgaggtcctgagttcgatccctggcagcacatgtgctagagtgatgtctggttctttcactctcttctcttcctcgttcattaataaataaataaataaataaaatctttttaaaaaaatggtgcgtgtgtatgtgtgttgcccAGGGTTGAGCACACTCCTTACCAAAATGCTCGTTACCATCCGTTTCTTCCTGTTCTCATTTAGAATTCAGATGGGAACACAAATATGTTTTCAATTTGCCATTTATAAGTGGAAGACTAATTCCacaatcatcttttaaaaaattattttgtttaaaaaattgcattgtggggagtcaggtggtagcgcaactggttaagcgccAAGCGCGGGGTGCAGGGACCGGAGtggagatcccggtttgagcccccagctccccacctgcaagggagtcacttcacaggtggtaaagcaggtctgcaggtgtctatctttctctccccctctgtcttcccttcctctctcgatttctctctgtcctttccaatgacagtggcagcaacaataataataataataaccacaacaatgatggaacaacaagagcaacaaaagggaaaaaaatggtctccaggagcagtggattggtagtgcaggcaccgagccccagcaataaccctgggggcaaaaaaaaaaattgcattgtgGTATTAATGCTCCTAGATcagcctttattattattgttattattattttagatagagggagagagaccgtaCAGAGACAGTCCACTGTCCATGGAACTACCCTGGTGCCATTcacggtgctcccatatggtgttgGGACTCAAATCCACAGACTTTCTCATTGTAAAGTGTACATGATGGCGGCACTTCATTGAACTGAGAATCCAGTTTCAGAAGCCTGCCTATATTCCAGTAGGGTTCTTCAAATACTGTGCACTTTCCCCTCCTTGTCATCACAGGTAGAGGAGGTAGTGGAGAAGAAAGCTCGTGCCGCTGCTGAAGCAAGCCACAGGAAATGCCAGCAAACCCTGGCAGAACTGGAGAATATCTTCAGCCACCTAGAGGACCTCTTTACCCGGACGCTAGTACCACGTGTGCTGATCCTCCTTGGGGGTAATGCCCTAAGTCCCAAGGAGTTCTATGAACTTGACTTGTCCCGCTTGGCCTCTAACAGTATGGACCAGGATATGAGCACAGCAGCTTGCTTGCGCCGTCTCTTCCGAGCTATTTTCATGGCCGACATCTTCAGTGAGCTGCAGGCTCTCCCGCTCATGGGCACCATCATTATGGCACAGGGGCACCGTGACTGTGGAGAAGATTGGTTCCGACCCAAGCTCAACTACCGAGTACCCAGCCGAGGACATAAACTGACTGTGACCTTGTCCTGTGGCAGATCCTCCATTCCAGCCACCGCCTGGGAGGATTACATTTGGTTTCAGGCACCAGTGACATTGAAAGGCTTCCATGAATGAATGTAGTGATTCTTAATCATGAACACAAAGGCTAAATTATTTTTCCCCAAGTCACCCCTTTGCTTGACTTACTACTTTGTGAGAGGAAGGTTCTGTCCTGACTGCCTGCTTCCTCTTCTCAGACTTCCTGATGAATTTATGGTATTGTTATGGCTATGAAAAGTATTTTTGAACATCTTTTTGGATCATGTTgattttcccagaagatggcgtcAGGCATTACTGCTAAGGATCAGAAAGCAAACATGGACCCATAGATAGACAAACTTACAGGTGGCCATAGCTTTTTGCTGTGACTTtgcagaatgtttttttttttatcagggatGGAATGTGAGAGTGGCtcatgaatttttaaatataacatgaaaaaattaatattaaatgttTCTGAAATTCATTTGACTTAGAGACTTTTCAGactcctaaatttttttttttaagttatctttatctattggatagagacagccagaaattgagaggaagggagacatagagagatagagacagacacctgtagcactgtgggCTGGGgccttaaaccagggtccttttgcCTTGATTAGTGAGAAAGAATCAAAATCTCACTCTGGCATATctgatgctagggattaaaccgaggacctcatggttgagtccaatgctttatccattgtgttaCCTTCCTGGTCACTCCACAAAGTCTTTACAAAGCCTGATTGAACTGCTCTGCCTTGTGCTATTGATGAACTGAGGCCAAGTGTCCCTTCTATTTCAGTAGGGCTTCTCAGAGGATAATAATTCTCCCGAGCCTGTCTTCATTGCAGTTGTCTGGCTGTTGACAGTCTTACTtttttgaagatgtttttaaaaaggggaagcttcaagagtggtgaaacagtgtttctGTTTATCTAAAATGagtagatacaaaaaaaaaaaaagtttctttctcAAGTGATAGGTGGATTGAGAGCGAGAACCAGGGCAGCACTCTGGAATATACAATGCCATGTtcggagctcaggacctcatgttcatgaatccaacactttatccactgttccatcTCCCAGGCCTCAGAAAatatcattttacttatttttatttaataccagagcactattcatctTTGACTTAAggtagtaccagggattgaacctgggtcttcagagttccagacatgaccattatgctgtccccctgcCCTAGGAATGTGTAGTTATTCAATGCCACACTTTGTACTGCACTCTACAccttctttccctagtgtgacCCAATTGCCTTACTCCATTGCCTAGGTTTTCATTTGCTACTTAGGTGAAATAGCCCTCTGGGAGGgctaagtgaaaccatctgttgGTTGAAGACTGAAGAGAATGGAATGCTTGGACCTTGGTCTGTAAAACCTGACTTTGGGGGAGGAAGGTGAGGATTGTCTCAGAGTCAAGAGGATCATAAATTCTTTTATAGGCAGATATACTGacaaaggagacagagggagagacacctgcagcgctgctttacaACCcataaagcttaccccctgcaaggTGGACATGGGTGgcctgaacctggttccttgtacatgacaatgtatgtgctctaccaggtatgcacTTGGCTCCCAAAGTACAGGCTTtttcttgtttaaatttttttttttttgttttccctccagggttattgctgggctcggtgcctgcaccatgaatccaccgctactggaggccatttttccccccttttgttgcccttgttgtagcctcgttgtggttattattattgcccttgttgacgctatttgttgttggataggacagagagaaatggaaagaggaggggaagacagagtgggggagagaaagatagacacctgcagacctgcttcaccgcctgtgaaacaactcccctgcaggtggggagccgggggctcgaaccgggatccttacgccggtccttgcgcttttgcgccacgtgcgcttaacccactgcaccaccgcccgaccccctaaatattttatttttgagagagaaacaccagagcactgcccagctccggcttatggtggtgtgggggttgaacctagagcctcaggcatgacagtctctttgcataacctttatgctatttacccctgccctttttttttttttatttatttattcatgagaaaaccagatatcacactggtacatgtgctactggggattgaactcaggacttcatggttgagaacccagtgctttatctactgtaccacgtCCCAGaccacccttttaaaaaatatatataatatttcattttccttttttttcttttgccttcagggttattgctggggctcagtgcactcagaatccactgctcctggaggccattttttcccccttttgttgcccttgttgtagtcttgtggttgttgttgatgtcgttcgttgttggataggacagagagaaatcgagagaggaggggaagatgggggagagaaagatagacacctgcagtactgcttcaccacctgtgaagcgactcccctgcatgtggggagccgggggcttgaactgggatccttacgccggtcttggcactttgcgccacctgcgcttaacctgctgtgctactgccagatcccctatttttctttttttttttttttaatttttttgatatttatttccttttgttgcccttgttttaacattgttgttgtttatttttctttttatatatatatatttacttattattggatagagagagagaaattgagagtggagggggagagagacacctacatctctgcttcaccacttgtgaatctttcccccctgcaggaggggactaggggcttgaaccttcatccttgcacactgtaatgccaatgtttaaccaggtgtgccatcaccagtccccttattttttctttttcttatatttattggatagaaacagtcagaaattgagagggtagggggagataagagaaggagaaagaaagacacctgcagccctgcttcaccacttgcaaagctttccccctgcaggtggggaccaggcgcttgaacctgggtcctcatgcattgtaacatatgtgctcagccaggtgtgccactgcctgggtcctccccttattttttcttactgagaacactgctcagctttcttACAGTGctactgggcattgaacctggggtctcagagcctaaggcatgaaactgttttgcataactcttatgctatttcccctactTATTTCTTCCCAGATAATTCCTTCTTGAGAGACCACAGCTCAAAACTTTCCTTAAAAGGACCAAGTGgaggggaattgggcggtagtgtagtgggttaagcgcacttggcacaaagtgcaagaactggcataaggatcccggttcgagcccctggctccccgcctgcaggggagtcactccacaagcggtgaagcaggtctgcaggtgtttgtctttctctccccctctatgtcttcccctcctctatttctctctggcctattcaacaacgacatcaataacaacaataataactacaacaataaaacagcaaggacaacgaaagctaagaaataaatataaaaaaaaattgtgaaaaaaaaaaagggccaggcggtggcacacttggttaagtgcgcacattacagtgcacaaggactcaggttcaagctcctggtcccctcctgcaaggggaaagcttcacaagtggtgtagcagggctgcaggtgtccctctgtctctctccctatctcccctctcaatatctctttgtcaaaaaaaaatgtatatatatttgtccttgtccagtagtttaaataaataagaaagaaaaacttaaaaaacaacaacaacaacaacaaactttcCTTAAATGTGAATGTGATGGGGccaggctgggctcaaacctggtttacattcatggcaaagcagcaataTACTATCCAAGAAAGCTatttcagtgactttttttttcccccttcatcatttctggggcttggtgctggcactaggtaTCCATGGctccctgtggctatttttttttcttcgttttttcttttctattttatttaataggacagtgaAATTGATGGGGGGGAGTGAggtaaaggagaaagacacctgcagacctgcttcaccactcaggaagtgttccctctgcaggtgaggagttgaggcttgaacccgggtccttatgcaacCAGATATGCCATGGCCCACCcctccttgttttttcttttttcttcttttttgcctttagggttatcactggggctgggtgccagcactacgaatccactgctcctggaggctatttttcccattttgttgcccgtgttgttgcccttatagttgttgttgttgtaggataggacaaagagaaatggagagaggaggggaagacagagggggagagaaagagagacacctgcagacctgcttcaccgcctgtgaagcgacccctctaggggggagctgggtgctcgaaccaggatctttacgccagtccttgtgctttgcgccatatgtgctcaacccgctgcactaccgcccagcccccgtttcttcttctttttaaagacttaGTTTACTTAATACACATGAGATACAGAAGTCAGGGCTGACTTGTGGCTCTGACGTGTGGCTGGGGTCCAAATGGGAACCCAAGCAAGACCCATGCTTTTCCAGTGCAGCTGTTAACTCCCAGCAGTGTGACTGTGCTCAGTCAAACCCCCATTGCATACACAAGGAACACTCAAATGTGGACATTTTCGTGGAAGAGCCCACGAGAAGGAAAGGGCGCGTGAAATAAAGCCTGTTGGGACCTCAGGCCTGAACACAGTAGGACACCTCAACTAGGGGAGGCCACAGCGTTGCTGTGGCAACTGCACAGGGTTGTTGGTTGTTTCTGACTCCGGCggtgaagggaaaggaagggagctaGAGTGCCCGGGCTGCTCAAGGCGGGCGGGGCTCCGGTCTCCACGGAGACGGCCGCGCGGAGCAGGCAGCAGGCGGGCGTTGAGGCAGTGGGGCCATGGACTCCGAGAGCCTCCTTCTGTCGCTGGAGCTGGCGTCTGGCAGCGGGCAGGGCCTCAGCCCCGACCGGCGGGCCTCGCTGCTCACCTCCCTCACGCTGGTGAAGCGCGACTACCGCTACGACCGGGTGCTCTTCTGGGGCCGCATCCTCGGCATCGTGGCCGATTACTACATCGCGCAGGGCCTGAGCGCCGACCAGCTCGCCCCGCGCAAGACGCTGTACAGGTGCGGGAGGCCGGGCTGCGGTGCtgggggagaggaggacagacagCACGAATCTGGAGACCCCGGGGCTTGTACTGGAGGTGCCGCCAAGGACCGGGCGGGACCAGGTTACCTGATGCAGGCATTCCTGCTTGAGGTTGGCGCTTCAGTGGAGGTTGGCTCACAGGCAGCAGGCGCCCCTGGGTAGTGGTGGAAGGAGAGGTTTAGAATTGCGAGAagcatgggggagatagcatagtggctgtgCAAAggcttgcatttctttttttttttttttttttttgttcctgatagaaataactGGTGACAGTGTTGAGACAtatccactagaggtctaggcttaccacgtctgtgtgggaatcccagaattccctgaccaaggccccaggtgatgggatggcctcagtgactaaagagtcatcattaaagaatgccagtctcttgcttttattcagcttttgtagtccttattttgtatgacaaggttagctttggagtgattgagagacattgaataggaagtaggtgaggaggatatctaggtctaagtagaaactatttctacttagacctaaactactttctgcttgcttgctacatttattgactcactgaaaactattatgtacttttgctttaaggtatattttcccctaatttatggatacatgtacatatattgtGTGCcatggtctatatttaggtcttttggtttgttaagaagtgtaccacctgaactggaattaaggagtcctgtgagctaggaaaggtctcaccagagtaatgaagctgaagagttgacacacctgatgtctctggatgcagtgaagtgaaacatgccgaggtggtactggttgcattgactggGTTGGGATTTTATTTGAAGATTACAGAATTTGTGCATAGATATACACCCCCTTCACTTTCATTTCCACAGATCCactgagtggggggtgggagtgagagaTGGAAGtagggcggggaggggaggagtaGAAGGAGACCCGGAGATGCCAGGGGGAGAAAAGTAATATCAAGGTTTGCATTTCTGaagctctggagtcccaggtgaATTGTTTGAATACTACCACACTGAATcagttgattatttatttttttttacctcaccACTTTACAAAGCAGTCCGTTTAGGCCACCTATAGTTAATGACTTCATTTCTCTATCCATACATCATAACCCAGTATTGACTGGCTACACCCTATACTACACTTGAGGTTACAAAGACAGCTAAGATATCTGGGGCTGAAAAACCGCTTACCAGGTAGGCATGTGCCTTGCATAtatacagcccaggtttgagctgctTTCAGAACACGTGGGAGTGTCAGAGCACCTgggtgtgtggggtgggtgggggtggggagaattaaGATACTCTAGTTTCTGTTTCAGTTTCcaaatgaaaaagtcaacccaggagTGCACATTTGCAAGGCCCAgacttggaaaataaataaaaagctcatCCTGTCTCCACATCTTAGGGAAGATGGCCTATGTAACCCAGCAATACAAAATGTGTCAAAACTAGGACCTAGGCACATACTAAGAGTGGACATTCTCCTAGAGAGAAATTACTAAGTCAGTAATTACTGAGAAATTACTAAGTCAGGAAGTAACCTGGTTATACTTTGAAAGATGATCAGGAGCTCTCCAGGGAGATTCAGGGAAAAGGTATGCCAGTTAGAGAGAACACTTTTGCTGATTTGGCTGGGACAGCTTGGTGAGTATGGGAAAATAGGTAGGACAATGTGACAGTGGCAGCCTAGGTTGTTACGAAGGATTGGATGGTGATGTTAAGGAGTTGAATTTTGCCCTTGGGCTATGGGGTACTGAACAGGTTCTGAGAGAGCAGGATGGTCTGAGTGTGAGCTAGGGTTTAAGAACCTGTTGTAGTACTCTAGTGAGGGGGACTGAAAGGATGGTAAGAGGTATTTGAGGGAATGGTGGGAAAGGGATGCATAGGGAAGATGTAAAGGGTTAGGCTGGAAGTAACTGATTGAATGGGAGGAAGAAGGTGGAGAAGAGGTCAAGACTGACCCCTTCTTCCAACTGAGGGAGTAGGGCAAGTcctggtgtcaccactaggcTAGAGTTTAGGGAGTTCTGGTAAATTTGGTATGAGGTTTGTGGGGGCAAACTAGAGAACAGATCAAAGTTCCAGGAGAAAAAATTGGactgaaaaataatttaagtggggaattaatttcatttattttcatatatatatatatatatatatatatatatatatatatatcctccagggttatcactggggctcagtgcctgcactatgaatccactgctcatggtggccttttattattattattattattggataggacagagagaaattgagagaggagggtggatagagaggggagagaaagatgcctgca encodes the following:
- the MAD2L1BP gene encoding MAD2L1-binding protein isoform X1, with amino-acid sequence MGSPPMAAGVTPFPAHSSRKWKQEFPSMPRARRLFNCTETRRGVVMAAPEAEVLLQDAVPDLEWCEKSKESHGPQVEMVETASAPKPPNLSETFCARDGLVPVVFPGPVSQEGCCRFTCELLKHIMYQRQQLPLPYEQLKHFYRKPSSQVEEVVEKKARAAAEASHRKCQQTLAELENIFSHLEDLFTRTLVPRVLILLGGNALSPKEFYELDLSRLASNSMDQDMSTAACLRRLFRAIFMADIFSELQALPLMGTIIMAQGHRDCGEDWFRPKLNYRVPSRGHKLTVTLSCGRSSIPATAWEDYIWFQAPVTLKGFHE
- the MAD2L1BP gene encoding MAD2L1-binding protein isoform X2; translation: MTLDDMFWIWRAAEFRASANSSLLAPPLTRFLPLLPECRRDLEWCEKSKESHGPQVEMVETASAPKPPNLSETFCARDGLVPVVFPGPVSQEGCCRFTCELLKHIMYQRQQLPLPYEQLKHFYRKPSSQVEEVVEKKARAAAEASHRKCQQTLAELENIFSHLEDLFTRTLVPRVLILLGGNALSPKEFYELDLSRLASNSMDQDMSTAACLRRLFRAIFMADIFSELQALPLMGTIIMAQGHRDCGEDWFRPKLNYRVPSRGHKLTVTLSCGRSSIPATAWEDYIWFQAPVTLKGFHE